The following coding sequences lie in one Longimicrobium sp. genomic window:
- a CDS encoding acetate kinase, whose amino-acid sequence MNILVLNVGSSSLKWQVIDTDEQCFADNTDRRVARGQVERIGGEAVWSFRAGDGPSVKGSAPLRDHRAAVEFLLQWLVGPEGGALGSLAEIGAVGHRVVHGGERFVRSVGIDEQVLRGIEETIELAPLHNPANLKGIHAVRAVLGAAVPQVAVFDTAFHHTLPERAFLYAIPYSLYRRHRVRRYGFHGTSHRYVSYRWRQLTGTPRETQRIITLHLGNGCSACAISGGESRDTSMGFTPLEGLVMGTRSGDVDPAVLDYIAQKEGLSLAEVEMLLNKQSGLLGISGLTNDMRELLAEAREHDDRRARLAIEIFCYRARKYIGSYLAAMGGADALCFAGGIGENAPAVRAMICEGLEFAGIKIDASANEAHVGREGRISPEGAGTEVWVIPTDEELLIARDTFRVVHGIETRY is encoded by the coding sequence ATGAACATCCTGGTCCTCAACGTCGGCTCGTCGTCGCTCAAGTGGCAGGTGATCGATACCGACGAGCAGTGCTTCGCCGACAACACCGACCGGCGGGTGGCGCGCGGGCAGGTGGAGCGCATCGGGGGCGAGGCGGTATGGAGCTTTCGCGCGGGCGACGGGCCGTCCGTAAAGGGCTCGGCGCCGCTACGGGACCATCGCGCCGCGGTGGAGTTCCTGCTGCAGTGGCTGGTGGGGCCGGAGGGCGGCGCGCTGGGCAGCCTGGCGGAGATCGGCGCGGTGGGGCACCGCGTGGTGCACGGCGGCGAGCGCTTCGTCCGCTCGGTCGGCATTGACGAGCAGGTGCTGCGCGGCATCGAGGAAACCATCGAGCTGGCGCCGCTGCACAATCCCGCGAACCTCAAGGGCATCCACGCCGTCCGCGCCGTGCTGGGCGCGGCAGTGCCGCAGGTGGCGGTGTTCGACACGGCGTTCCACCACACACTTCCCGAGCGCGCCTTCCTGTACGCCATCCCCTACTCGCTGTACCGCCGGCACCGCGTGCGCCGCTACGGATTCCACGGAACCTCGCACCGCTACGTGAGCTACCGCTGGCGGCAGCTGACGGGCACCCCGCGCGAAACCCAGCGCATCATCACCCTTCACCTGGGCAACGGCTGCTCGGCGTGCGCCATCTCCGGCGGCGAGTCGCGGGACACGTCGATGGGGTTTACCCCGCTGGAGGGGCTGGTGATGGGCACGCGCTCCGGTGACGTGGACCCCGCGGTGCTGGACTACATCGCCCAGAAGGAGGGGTTGTCGCTGGCCGAGGTGGAGATGCTGCTGAACAAGCAGTCGGGGCTGCTGGGCATCTCCGGCCTGACCAACGACATGCGCGAGCTGCTGGCCGAGGCCCGCGAGCACGACGACCGCCGGGCGCGGCTGGCGATCGAGATCTTCTGCTACCGGGCGCGCAAGTACATCGGCTCGTACCTGGCGGCGATGGGCGGAGCGGACGCCCTCTGCTTCGCGGGAGGCATCGGCGAGAACGCGCCCGCGGTGCGCGCGATGATCTGCGAAGGGCTGGAGTTCGCCGGCATCAAGATAGACGCGTCGGCCAACGAGGCGCACGTGGGCCGCGAGGGGCGCATCAGCCCGGAGGGTGCGGGGACGGAGGTGTGGGTGAT